In Sphingomonas panacisoli, one genomic interval encodes:
- a CDS encoding Lrp/AsnC family transcriptional regulator yields MLDHLDRKILGHLVSNSDLTSAELGEKVGLSGSAAHRRVGSLRERGLIAGFRAVLSREARGHPSVVMVNVTLRDQRQETMAEFEKEIAECPQVRDCFLMSGEADYMLHVEVTRDDSFERIHRETLSRLPGVTRLASHFVIREVIRRP; encoded by the coding sequence ATGCTCGACCATCTCGATCGCAAGATTCTCGGCCATCTCGTCAGCAATTCCGATCTCACCAGCGCGGAGCTGGGCGAGAAGGTGGGTCTGTCGGGCAGCGCGGCGCATCGGCGCGTGGGGTCCTTGCGCGAGCGCGGCCTGATCGCGGGGTTCCGCGCGGTGCTGTCGCGCGAGGCGCGGGGCCATCCCAGCGTCGTCATGGTCAACGTGACGCTGCGCGATCAGCGCCAGGAAACGATGGCCGAATTCGAGAAGGAAATCGCGGAATGTCCGCAGGTGCGCGACTGTTTTCTGATGAGCGGCGAGGCCGACTATATGCTTCATGTCGAGGTGACGCGCGACGACAGTTTCGAGCGAATCCATCGCGAGACGCTGTCGCGGCTGCCGGGGGTGACCCGGCTCGCGTCGCATTTCGTCATCCGCGAAGTGATTCGCCGACCGTAA
- a CDS encoding acyl carrier protein, whose protein sequence is MTKHHATRVDTVVRAVLKDVLALSEPRVAKFDDDTPLFGALPELDSMAVAGVLTELEDRLGFLIEDDEVDGEMLETFGALRRFVERKVNG, encoded by the coding sequence ATGACCAAGCACCACGCAACCCGTGTCGATACCGTCGTCCGCGCCGTCCTGAAGGACGTTCTCGCGCTGAGCGAGCCGCGCGTTGCGAAATTCGACGACGACACGCCGCTGTTCGGCGCGCTGCCGGAGCTCGATTCGATGGCGGTGGCGGGCGTGCTGACCGAACTCGAGGACCGGCTCGGCTTTCTGATCGAGGATGACGAGGTCGACGGCGAGATGCTCGAGACGTTCGGCGCGCTCCGCCGGTTCGTCGAGCGCAAGGTGAACGGGTGA
- a CDS encoding CoA ester lyase, whose protein sequence is MGAHHRRFGRIEIAARGLPDARPGGGNDHGFAHAALPLSRTTSASPPARPHCAHDRTADRPLAPVRPRRLPRKLEKAGLSAADLVIIDLEDAVAESAKPDARKAVAEHLRTTHRRQPHWVRVNPLDTPHALPDLAAIVASRPDGVMLPKATRADAEALNRYLEALETAAGLPRGSIPIFVLATETAAGVFDVGNYAGCPRLVALSWGAEDSATALGATSNRNDDGAYDFPYQMFRALCLTGAAAAGVSAIETIHGDFRDAAGLETMAREARRAGFRGMLAIHPDQVPLINAAFSPSSEEITHAEAIVAAFAANPGAGTVGLNGAMLDMPHLKRAQAVLTMKR, encoded by the coding sequence GTGGGCGCCCATCACCGGCGCTTCGGTCGCATTGAAATAGCCGCGCGCGGCCTTCCCGATGCCCGTCCGGGCGGTGGAAACGATCACGGCTTCGCGCATGCTGCTCTCCCTCTTTCGCGAACCACTAGCGCGTCGCCGCCCGCTCGGCCACACTGCGCGCATGACCGAACCGCTGACCGCCCGCTCGCTCCTGTTCGCCCCCGGCGACTCCCCCGCAAGCTGGAAAAGGCTGGCCTGAGCGCCGCCGACCTCGTCATCATCGATCTGGAGGACGCCGTCGCCGAGAGCGCCAAGCCCGACGCGCGCAAGGCTGTTGCCGAGCATCTCAGGACCACCCACCGTCGCCAGCCGCATTGGGTACGCGTCAATCCGCTCGACACGCCCCACGCATTGCCGGACCTGGCGGCGATCGTGGCCTCGCGGCCCGATGGCGTCATGCTGCCAAAGGCGACGCGCGCGGATGCGGAGGCGCTCAATCGCTATCTCGAAGCGCTAGAGACGGCGGCCGGCCTGCCGCGCGGCAGCATTCCGATCTTCGTGCTCGCGACCGAGACCGCGGCCGGGGTGTTCGACGTCGGCAATTATGCCGGATGCCCCCGCCTAGTGGCACTCAGTTGGGGCGCGGAGGACAGCGCGACGGCGCTCGGCGCAACGAGCAACCGCAACGACGACGGCGCGTACGACTTCCCCTACCAGATGTTCCGCGCGCTTTGCCTGACCGGCGCCGCCGCCGCCGGGGTCAGCGCGATCGAGACGATCCACGGCGATTTCCGCGATGCCGCCGGTTTGGAAACGATGGCGCGCGAGGCTCGCCGCGCCGGATTTCGCGGCATGCTGGCGATCCATCCCGATCAGGTGCCGTTGATCAACGCCGCCTTCTCGCCCTCGTCCGAGGAGATAACGCACGCCGAAGCGATCGTCGCCGCCTTCGCCGCCAATCCCGGCGCAGGCACGGTCGGCCTGAACGGCGCGATGCTCGACATGCCGCACCTGAAACGCGCGCAAGCGGTGCTGACGATGAAGCGGTGA
- a CDS encoding potassium transporter Kup has protein sequence MSAATQSASTETSGREDIAPVAHAHGHGNDGIVKLAVGAIGIVFGDIGTSPLYAFRETFAGHHKLSLDTAHIMGVTSLMFWSMMIVVTIKYVAIIMRADNKGEGGSLALLALISRTAGNKRWTAGIILLGVFATSLFYGDSMITPAVSVLSAVEGLAVAQPGMGHFVLPIVIGILIFLFFIQKSGTAKVGLFFGPIMLLYFGVIATLGVISISATPGVLWAFSPHYAVEFFLLDPHRAFLALGSVVLAVTGAEALYADMGHFGRRPIGLSWLFFVLPALILNYMGQAALLTRAGQPALESPFYLLAPEYLQLPLVLLATAAACIASQAVISGAFSVTQQAIQLGFVPRLRIEHTSASTAGQIYIPLINWMLLTMVILLVLFFRTSSNLTSAYGIAVTGAMTIDTCLLGVVLFRLWKWPKWAAIPLLGIFFLVDGAYLAANMTKIPDGGWFPLLVGFIVFTILTTWAKGRQLMMARLREAAMPIKVFIQSAASHASRVPGTAVFMTSSADGVPHALLHNLKHNKVLHERIILLTVKIADVPYHPQGERIYLDHLGHGFHRVVIKYGFMEEADVPAALNLVTGCGDKFKMMDTSFFLARQTLLPSAKPGMAIWREKLFAWMLRNAESAMEFFRLPTNRVVELGSQVEI, from the coding sequence ATGAGCGCGGCAACCCAGTCTGCATCCACCGAAACCAGCGGACGCGAAGATATCGCGCCCGTTGCGCATGCGCACGGGCATGGCAATGACGGCATCGTCAAGCTGGCGGTCGGCGCGATCGGTATCGTGTTCGGCGATATCGGCACCAGCCCGCTCTATGCCTTCCGCGAGACCTTTGCCGGGCACCACAAGCTGAGCCTGGACACCGCGCACATCATGGGCGTCACCAGCCTGATGTTCTGGTCGATGATGATCGTCGTGACGATCAAGTACGTCGCCATCATCATGCGTGCCGACAACAAGGGCGAGGGCGGCAGCCTGGCGCTGCTCGCGCTGATCTCGCGCACCGCGGGTAACAAGAGGTGGACCGCCGGGATCATCCTGCTCGGCGTGTTCGCGACTTCATTGTTTTATGGCGACTCGATGATCACCCCGGCGGTGTCGGTGCTGTCGGCGGTCGAGGGCCTCGCCGTCGCGCAGCCGGGCATGGGCCATTTCGTTCTGCCGATCGTGATCGGGATCCTGATCTTCCTGTTCTTCATCCAGAAGAGCGGAACCGCGAAGGTCGGTCTGTTCTTCGGGCCGATCATGCTGCTCTATTTTGGCGTGATCGCCACGTTGGGTGTCATCAGCATCAGCGCGACGCCGGGCGTATTGTGGGCGTTCTCGCCGCATTATGCGGTCGAATTCTTTCTGCTCGACCCACACCGCGCATTCCTGGCGTTGGGCTCGGTCGTGCTGGCGGTGACCGGCGCAGAAGCGCTCTACGCCGATATGGGGCATTTCGGGCGGCGGCCGATCGGGCTGTCGTGGCTGTTCTTCGTCCTACCCGCGCTGATCCTCAACTATATGGGCCAGGCCGCCTTGCTCACCCGTGCGGGTCAGCCGGCGCTGGAGAGCCCGTTCTACCTGCTCGCACCGGAATATCTCCAGCTTCCGCTCGTCCTGCTTGCGACCGCGGCGGCTTGCATCGCGTCGCAGGCGGTGATTTCCGGCGCGTTCTCGGTCACGCAACAGGCGATCCAGCTCGGGTTCGTGCCGCGGCTCCGCATCGAGCATACCAGCGCATCGACCGCGGGGCAGATCTACATCCCGTTGATCAACTGGATGCTGCTGACGATGGTCATCCTGCTGGTGCTGTTCTTCCGCACCTCGTCCAACCTCACGAGCGCCTACGGCATCGCGGTGACGGGGGCGATGACGATCGACACCTGCCTGTTGGGCGTGGTGCTGTTCCGGCTGTGGAAGTGGCCGAAATGGGCGGCGATCCCGCTGCTCGGCATCTTCTTCCTGGTCGACGGCGCCTATCTGGCGGCCAACATGACCAAGATCCCGGATGGCGGCTGGTTCCCGCTGTTGGTCGGGTTCATCGTCTTCACGATCCTGACGACCTGGGCGAAGGGACGTCAGCTGATGATGGCGCGGCTGCGCGAGGCGGCGATGCCGATCAAGGTCTTCATCCAGTCCGCCGCCAGCCACGCCAGCCGCGTACCGGGCACCGCGGTGTTCATGACCTCGAGCGCCGACGGCGTGCCGCACGCGCTGCTCCACAACCTCAAGCACAACAAGGTGCTGCACGAACGCATCATCCTGCTGACGGTGAAGATCGCCGACGTGCCGTACCATCCCCAGGGCGAGCGCATCTATCTGGACCATCTCGGCCACGGCTTTCACCGCGTGGTGATCAAATACGGCTTCATGGAAGAGGCAGACGTGCCGGCGGCGCTGAATCTGGTCACCGGGTGCGGCGACAAGTTCAAGATGATGGACACCAGCTTCTTCCTGGCGCGGCAGACGTTGCTGCCCTCGGCCAAGCCGGGAATGGCGATCTGGCGCGAAAAGCTGTTCGCCTGGATGCTTCGCAACGCAGAAAGCGCGATGGAATTTTTCCGCCTGCCGACCAATCGCGTGGTCGAGCTGGGGAGTCAGGTCGAGATTTGA
- a CDS encoding hydrolase 1, exosortase A system-associated: MRELISFPCEGDMLAGTLDDAAGATGLLIVSGGNEIRCGAHRGMALIAATLAAGGVPVFRFDRRGIGDSEGANYGYAESGPDIAAAAQAFRTVAPNVKRIVGFGNCDAATALALFHRAAGIESLVLANPWVGDEEDGLPPANAIRSHYADRARDPKQWLRLATGGINIGKAISGLRKASKGSPQPGNPIAEQMTAALGDTPHVFLLANRDNTAIRFAGAWPHGGDKRECATDSHSFARPGDDAWLLAQLREALA, from the coding sequence ATGCGCGAGCTGATCTCGTTCCCGTGCGAGGGCGACATGCTCGCCGGCACACTCGACGATGCCGCCGGTGCGACTGGGCTCCTGATCGTCTCCGGCGGCAACGAGATACGGTGCGGCGCACATCGCGGCATGGCGCTGATCGCGGCGACGTTGGCGGCGGGCGGCGTTCCCGTGTTCCGATTCGATCGGCGCGGGATCGGTGATTCGGAAGGCGCCAATTATGGTTACGCGGAAAGCGGCCCCGACATCGCCGCTGCCGCGCAGGCCTTCCGCACCGTCGCGCCCAACGTGAAGCGCATCGTCGGCTTCGGCAATTGCGACGCAGCGACGGCATTGGCGCTGTTTCATCGCGCCGCCGGGATCGAGTCGCTCGTCCTGGCCAATCCCTGGGTCGGCGACGAGGAGGACGGGTTGCCGCCCGCCAACGCGATCCGATCGCATTATGCCGATCGCGCGCGCGACCCGAAACAATGGCTGCGGCTGGCGACCGGCGGCATCAACATTGGCAAAGCTATCAGTGGCTTACGGAAAGCTTCCAAGGGGTCACCGCAACCCGGCAATCCGATCGCCGAACAGATGACCGCGGCACTTGGCGACACGCCCCACGTCTTCCTGCTCGCCAATCGCGACAATACCGCGATCCGCTTTGCCGGCGCGTGGCCGCACGGCGGCGACAAGCGCGAATGCGCGACCGACAGCCACAGCTTCGCGCGCCCGGGCGATGACGCCTGGCTTCTGGCGCAACTGCGCGAGGCGCTCGCCTAG
- the trxB gene encoding thioredoxin-disulfide reductase has protein sequence MTTHTTRMLILGSGPAGLSAAIYGARAGLAPIVVQGIQPGGQLTTTTDVENYPGFREVIQGPWLMQEMQAQAEHVGTRMMWDTIVEVDLTRRPFRLVGDGGDVYEGDVLVIATGAQAKWLGLDSEEALKGKGVSACATCDGFFYRGKKVAVIGGGNTAVEEALYLTNHSPDVTLIHRRDSLRAEKILQERLHANDKISVLWNKEVESFVDGGGTAGLVALELRDTVTGDLSRLDVEGGFVAIGHHPATELFRGHLELDADHYIKVETGSTRTSVPGVFACGDVMDKIYRQAVTAAGTGCMAALDAERFLAEADFEKVAEAAE, from the coding sequence ATGACTACGCATACCACTCGCATGCTCATCCTCGGTTCCGGCCCTGCGGGCCTCAGCGCCGCGATCTATGGCGCGCGCGCCGGGCTCGCGCCGATCGTCGTGCAGGGCATCCAGCCCGGCGGGCAGCTGACCACGACCACCGACGTCGAGAATTATCCTGGCTTCCGCGAGGTGATCCAGGGTCCGTGGCTGATGCAGGAGATGCAGGCGCAGGCCGAACATGTCGGCACGCGGATGATGTGGGATACGATCGTCGAGGTCGATCTGACGCGGCGGCCGTTCCGGCTCGTCGGCGATGGCGGCGACGTCTACGAGGGCGATGTCTTGGTCATCGCGACGGGCGCGCAGGCCAAGTGGCTCGGGCTCGATAGCGAGGAAGCGCTGAAGGGCAAGGGCGTCAGCGCCTGCGCGACGTGCGACGGCTTCTTCTATCGCGGCAAGAAGGTCGCGGTGATCGGCGGCGGCAATACCGCGGTCGAGGAGGCGCTGTACCTTACCAACCACTCGCCGGACGTGACCTTGATCCATCGCCGCGATTCGTTGCGCGCGGAAAAGATCCTGCAGGAACGACTCCACGCCAACGACAAGATTTCGGTGCTGTGGAACAAGGAAGTCGAGAGTTTCGTCGATGGCGGCGGGACGGCGGGGCTGGTCGCGCTCGAGTTGCGCGATACGGTGACGGGCGACCTGTCGCGGCTCGATGTCGAGGGCGGGTTCGTCGCGATCGGGCACCACCCCGCGACCGAATTGTTTCGTGGCCACCTCGAGCTCGACGCGGACCACTACATCAAGGTCGAGACCGGATCGACTCGGACCAGCGTGCCGGGCGTGTTCGCGTGCGGCGACGTGATGGACAAAATCTATCGCCAGGCGGTGACCGCGGCGGGGACGGGGTGCATGGCGGCGCTGGATGCCGAGCGATTCCTCGCCGAGGCCGATTTCGAGAAGGTCGCCGAAGCAGCGGAGTAA
- a CDS encoding 2'-5' RNA ligase family protein: MSDPAPIIVTALFGREDQGWFDRQRRAHFPPERNFLQAHLTMFHHLPPSLAGEVREQLAVAAREGRPAARIAGLVSLGRGVAYRIDSAELAEVRASLADRWAPLLTPQDASAWRPHVTIQNKVEPAVAKASLAELQADFRPRTVEIAGYAAWWYRGGPWQPLSRYMCA, from the coding sequence TTGAGCGATCCAGCGCCGATCATCGTGACGGCGCTGTTCGGTCGCGAGGATCAGGGGTGGTTCGACCGACAGCGGCGGGCGCATTTCCCGCCCGAGCGCAATTTCCTGCAAGCGCATCTGACGATGTTCCACCATCTGCCGCCGTCGCTGGCGGGCGAGGTGCGGGAGCAACTGGCGGTGGCGGCGCGCGAGGGTAGGCCGGCGGCGCGGATTGCTGGCTTGGTGTCGCTGGGCCGCGGCGTTGCCTATCGGATCGACAGCGCGGAACTCGCGGAAGTACGTGCATCACTGGCCGACCGCTGGGCGCCGTTGCTGACCCCACAGGATGCGAGCGCCTGGCGACCGCACGTCACGATCCAGAACAAGGTCGAGCCTGCCGTGGCGAAGGCGTCGCTGGCCGAACTACAGGCCGATTTCCGCCCACGCACCGTGGAGATCGCCGGCTATGCGGCGTGGTGGTATCGCGGCGGGCCGTGGCAACCACTGTCGCGCTACATGTGCGCTTGA
- a CDS encoding tetratricopeptide repeat protein, which translates to MAVMARTGRAANRGRGDRAVEFSEEGALMGWVMLALIAATVAALLVVLRVPRLLWSLVGSFLMLGAAGYAWQGEPKLRGEPVAAEQIKLPPDPTYLDLRNKMFGRFGGESMYFGISDVALGMGKTEFAARVITGGVDYAPKNAALWSELGNVIALHDHGLVSPASLFAYQQAMRVAPDHPGPPFFLGWAYVRTGQLAAARPYWVRALALSPPGTEHRDEIAKRLALLDDYIARAKASR; encoded by the coding sequence ATGGCCGTTATGGCTCGCACCGGTCGTGCTGCTAATCGCGGGCGCGGCGATCGCGCGGTCGAGTTTTCGGAAGAAGGGGCGCTGATGGGCTGGGTGATGCTCGCGTTGATCGCCGCGACGGTGGCGGCGCTGCTCGTCGTGCTGCGCGTGCCGCGACTACTTTGGTCGCTGGTCGGGTCGTTCCTGATGCTCGGCGCGGCGGGCTATGCTTGGCAAGGCGAGCCGAAGCTGCGCGGCGAGCCGGTCGCGGCGGAACAGATCAAGCTACCGCCCGATCCGACCTATCTCGATCTGCGCAACAAGATGTTCGGCCGCTTCGGCGGTGAATCGATGTATTTCGGGATTTCGGACGTCGCGCTCGGCATGGGGAAGACCGAGTTTGCTGCGCGCGTGATCACCGGGGGCGTCGATTATGCGCCGAAGAACGCCGCTTTGTGGTCCGAACTGGGCAACGTCATCGCGCTGCACGACCACGGGTTGGTCTCGCCGGCGTCGCTGTTCGCGTACCAGCAGGCGATGCGCGTCGCGCCCGATCATCCGGGGCCGCCTTTCTTCCTCGGCTGGGCTTATGTCCGCACCGGACAGCTGGCGGCGGCGCGGCCCTATTGGGTGCGGGCGCTCGCGTTGTCGCCGCCCGGCACGGAGCATCGCGATGAGATCGCCAAACGTCTGGCGCTGCTCGATGATTACATTGCTCGAGCGAAAGCCTCGCGCTGA
- a CDS encoding AMP-binding protein: MIPLDPVPLPIDHLSLRGAPGDAALATREGVLDYAGLEAAVGALAAWLAGQGLAAGDRVATWLPKTWTACLMPLAAARAGLVHVPINPLLKHLQVEHILDDSGARLLFTQPARAETLQAGDCRLVTDEPPLDGVGLPPSDADPDALAALLYTSGSTGRPKGVMLSHANLWLGAISVAHYLKLTPQDRVLGVLPLSFDYGQNQLFSTWAAGACVVPFDYLLPRDVYRAIEREGITTLAGVPPLWTQLLDIGPQNHPTNTLRRLTNSGGSLTRRLIDGLHDRFPAADIYPMYGLTEAFRSTYLDPALVADHPDSIGRAIPFAEILVVRPDGSAAAPEEPGELVHAGPLVAQGYWDDPERTAARFRPVPAWARSDGMAVWSGDTVVTDAGGLLRFVGRDDEMIKSAGNRISPTEVEDAVMAGGETSEAVAVGIADEKLGQAIVVVAKGDGSAEDRLRDRLRRELPNFMQPVRYVWRSELPRNANGKLDRAGLKGEVTS, translated from the coding sequence ATGATCCCGCTCGATCCCGTTCCGCTGCCGATCGATCATCTGTCATTGCGTGGGGCGCCCGGCGACGCGGCTCTGGCGACGCGTGAGGGCGTGCTCGATTATGCCGGACTGGAAGCGGCGGTCGGCGCGCTGGCGGCGTGGTTGGCCGGGCAGGGGCTGGCGGCGGGGGACCGGGTGGCGACCTGGCTGCCGAAAACGTGGACGGCGTGCCTGATGCCGTTGGCGGCGGCGCGGGCGGGGCTCGTGCACGTACCGATAAATCCGTTGCTCAAGCATTTGCAGGTCGAGCACATCCTGGACGACAGCGGCGCGCGGCTGTTGTTCACGCAGCCCGCGCGCGCGGAGACGTTGCAGGCGGGCGATTGCCGGTTGGTGACGGACGAGCCGCCATTGGATGGCGTTGGTCTGCCGCCGTCGGATGCCGACCCCGATGCGCTGGCAGCGTTGCTCTACACGTCGGGATCGACCGGGCGGCCGAAGGGCGTGATGCTCAGCCACGCCAACCTGTGGCTCGGCGCGATCAGCGTGGCGCATTACCTCAAGCTCACGCCGCAAGACCGCGTGCTGGGCGTGCTGCCACTCAGTTTCGATTACGGACAGAACCAGCTTTTCTCGACCTGGGCGGCGGGCGCGTGCGTGGTGCCGTTCGACTATCTGCTGCCGCGCGACGTGTATCGGGCGATCGAACGGGAAGGGATCACGACGCTGGCTGGCGTGCCACCGCTATGGACGCAGTTGCTTGATATCGGTCCGCAAAATCATCCTACAAATACTCTGAGAAGATTGACTAATTCAGGCGGATCGCTGACGCGGCGATTGATCGACGGTCTGCACGATCGCTTTCCGGCGGCTGATATCTATCCGATGTACGGACTGACCGAAGCGTTTCGATCGACCTATCTCGATCCGGCACTGGTGGCGGATCATCCCGATTCGATCGGCCGCGCGATCCCCTTTGCCGAGATACTCGTCGTCCGCCCGGACGGCAGCGCCGCCGCGCCCGAGGAACCGGGCGAACTCGTGCATGCCGGGCCGCTGGTGGCGCAGGGCTATTGGGACGATCCGGAACGCACCGCGGCGCGGTTCCGTCCGGTACCTGCCTGGGCGAGGTCAGACGGTATGGCGGTCTGGTCCGGCGATACGGTGGTAACCGACGCCGGCGGTCTGCTTCGCTTCGTCGGGCGCGACGACGAGATGATCAAGTCGGCGGGCAATCGGATCAGCCCGACCGAGGTCGAGGATGCGGTCATGGCGGGCGGCGAGACGTCGGAAGCGGTGGCGGTCGGGATAGCCGACGAAAAGCTCGGACAGGCGATCGTGGTCGTCGCGAAGGGAGACGGGTCGGCGGAGGATCGGTTGCGCGACCGCTTGCGCCGCGAACTGCCGAACTTCATGCAGCCGGTACGCTATGTGTGGCGCAGCGAATTGCCGCGCAACGCCAACGGTAAGCTCGACCGCGCGGGGCTGAAAGGGGAAGTGACGTCATGA
- the ald gene encoding alanine dehydrogenase, producing the protein MRVGVPKEIKNHEYRVGLTPASVRELTHAGHELIVETKAGMGIDFDDQAYIDAGARIVATAAEVFDQAEMIVKVKEPQQVEIAMLKPHHLLFTYLHLAADKPQAEGLMKSGATCIAYETVTDRKGGLPLLKPMSEVAGRMSVQVGAHYLEKEQGGRGVLLGGVPGVAPAKVAILGGGISGVNAAQMAVGMRADVTIYDISNDRLAELDMFFSSQIKTEYASKAAIAEAVKSASLVIGAVLVPGAAAPKLVTREMIKTMPRGSVLVDIAIDQGGCFETSHATTHEDPVFEVDGVIHYCVANMPGAVARTSAFALNNATLPFALKLANMGAEAAMKADPHLAAGLNVYKGKITFKAVADDLDLPYEAWNG; encoded by the coding sequence ATGCGAGTCGGTGTCCCCAAGGAAATCAAGAACCACGAATATCGCGTCGGCCTGACCCCTGCTTCGGTGCGCGAACTGACCCACGCCGGGCACGAGCTGATCGTCGAGACGAAGGCCGGCATGGGCATCGATTTCGACGATCAGGCCTATATCGACGCCGGCGCTCGCATCGTCGCTACCGCGGCGGAAGTGTTCGACCAAGCCGAGATGATCGTGAAGGTCAAGGAGCCGCAGCAGGTCGAGATCGCGATGCTGAAGCCTCATCACTTGCTGTTCACCTACCTCCACCTCGCCGCCGACAAGCCGCAGGCCGAAGGCCTGATGAAGTCGGGCGCGACCTGCATCGCCTATGAGACGGTGACGGACCGCAAGGGCGGGCTCCCGCTCCTGAAGCCGATGTCCGAAGTCGCCGGCCGCATGTCGGTCCAGGTCGGCGCGCACTACCTCGAAAAGGAACAGGGCGGCCGCGGCGTACTGCTCGGCGGCGTGCCGGGCGTGGCGCCGGCCAAGGTCGCGATCCTCGGAGGCGGTATTTCGGGCGTCAACGCCGCGCAGATGGCGGTCGGCATGCGCGCCGATGTGACGATCTACGACATCTCGAACGACCGCCTGGCCGAACTCGACATGTTCTTCTCGTCGCAGATCAAGACCGAATACGCGTCGAAGGCTGCGATCGCCGAAGCCGTAAAGAGCGCCAGCCTGGTGATCGGCGCGGTGCTGGTTCCCGGCGCGGCGGCCCCCAAGCTCGTTACGCGCGAGATGATCAAGACGATGCCGCGCGGATCGGTGCTGGTCGACATCGCGATCGACCAGGGCGGCTGCTTCGAAACCAGCCACGCGACCACGCACGAAGACCCTGTCTTCGAAGTCGACGGCGTGATCCACTATTGCGTCGCCAATATGCCCGGCGCGGTCGCCCGCACCTCAGCGTTCGCGCTCAACAACGCGACGCTGCCGTTTGCGCTCAAGCTGGCGAACATGGGCGCCGAGGCCGCGATGAAGGCCGATCCGCACCTCGCCGCTGGGCTGAACGTCTACAAGGGCAAGATCACCTTCAAGGCGGTCGCCGACGATCTCGATCTGCCATACGAGGCGTGGAACGGTTGA
- a CDS encoding pyridoxal-dependent decarboxylase, exosortase A system-associated: MKPMGAIPTAFRDVPLTIGGRPVDEFAAQTPVFVYDFDIVASRIARFRAAFPGVDLHYAVKANPFAPLLAAMAPLVDGFDIASGGELAMTEGFANPRSFAGPGKRDVELESAIGAGVTINLESAGEADRALAIAGRLGIAPKLAVRVNPEFELRGSGMRMGGRASPFGVDADQVPALIKRILDAGADWRGFHIFAGSQALDVQAIIDSQAHTIDLAARLASDVGASPPLLNLGGGFGIPYFPGELPVDIEAIGKVLLPGLGALPDTRFAIELGRWLVGEAGVYLTRVVDRKQSRGETFLVCDGGLNHQLAATGNLGTVVRRNYPVAVATAVPNAPTETVTVVGPLCTPLDRLADQVELPVAQPGDVIAVFMAGAYGLSASPWEFLGHPRPLEILAASAT; encoded by the coding sequence ATGAAGCCGATGGGCGCGATCCCCACCGCATTCCGCGACGTGCCGCTCACCATCGGTGGGCGGCCGGTGGATGAGTTCGCCGCGCAGACGCCGGTGTTCGTCTACGACTTCGACATCGTCGCCAGCCGCATCGCACGGTTCCGAGCGGCGTTTCCGGGTGTCGATCTGCATTATGCGGTGAAGGCCAACCCCTTCGCCCCGTTGCTCGCCGCGATGGCGCCGCTGGTCGACGGGTTCGACATCGCTTCCGGCGGCGAACTCGCGATGACCGAGGGCTTCGCCAATCCGCGCAGTTTCGCCGGGCCTGGGAAGCGCGATGTCGAGCTGGAGTCCGCGATCGGCGCGGGTGTCACGATCAACCTGGAGTCAGCGGGTGAGGCGGATCGCGCGCTGGCGATTGCCGGACGCCTCGGTATCGCGCCAAAGCTCGCCGTGCGCGTCAATCCCGAGTTCGAACTGCGCGGCTCGGGAATGCGGATGGGCGGGCGCGCGTCGCCGTTCGGGGTCGATGCCGATCAGGTGCCGGCGCTGATCAAGCGTATCCTCGATGCTGGGGCGGACTGGCGTGGGTTTCACATATTCGCGGGGTCGCAAGCACTTGATGTTCAGGCGATCATCGACAGCCAAGCGCACACGATTGATCTCGCCGCGCGACTGGCGAGCGACGTCGGCGCTTCACCGCCGCTTCTCAATCTGGGCGGCGGGTTTGGAATTCCGTATTTTCCCGGTGAGTTACCGGTCGATATTGAAGCAATCGGTAAAGTGTTGCTGCCCGGACTTGGCGCGTTGCCGGACACGCGGTTCGCGATCGAACTGGGTCGCTGGCTGGTCGGCGAAGCGGGGGTGTATCTGACCCGCGTCGTGGATCGCAAGCAAAGCCGGGGCGAGACCTTTCTGGTGTGCGACGGCGGGCTCAATCATCAACTCGCCGCCACCGGCAATCTCGGCACCGTCGTCCGCCGCAACTATCCGGTCGCGGTCGCGACCGCCGTGCCGAATGCCCCGACCGAAACCGTCACCGTCGTCGGCCCGCTCTGCACCCCGCTCGATCGCCTTGCCGATCAGGTCGAGCTGCCCGTCGCGCAACCGGGTGACGTCATCGCGGTGTTCATGGCCGGCGCGTACGGGCTTTCCGCCAGTCCCTGGGAGTTTCTCGGCCACCCGCGCCCGCTCGAGATATTGGCCGCGTCGGCCACATAA